In the Rhizobium sp. Pop5 genome, one interval contains:
- a CDS encoding carbamoyltransferase N-terminal domain-containing protein, whose amino-acid sequence MRVCGIKLTRDGADALVEGGWLAFCVEQEKRGNNPRYETVDNLDAIGAAWRNTVRIHALLIKSSSMAGMQC is encoded by the coding sequence ATGCGCGTCTGTGGTATTAAATTGACCCGTGACGGAGCGGACGCGCTTGTCGAGGGTGGGTGGCTCGCCTTCTGCGTCGAGCAGGAGAAGCGGGGCAACAACCCGCGATATGAAACTGTCGACAATCTCGACGCGATTGGCGCCGCTTGGCGCAACACGGTCCGGATCCACGCGTTATTGATCAAATCATCATCGATGGCTGGGATGCAATGCTGA